In Bactrocera oleae isolate idBacOlea1 chromosome 3, idBacOlea1, whole genome shotgun sequence, a genomic segment contains:
- the LOC106621746 gene encoding androgen-induced gene 1 protein isoform X1, which produces MVKNKSTTVHAADALNLGVYKALRILVHLTAAVQFAYGIYYDLNYVEFPEAMRHPFGGKFKYLTFLDAIIQTIYYVISLINDFLGTNEVAPKHTPTIRKVKDYLMSALAFPVALNVGITFWTLYAIDRELVLPRVLDPVFPSWLNHVLHTNVVVFMILELFTSFRAYPKRSTGLAGLSAFIVSYLIWLHVVKYYSGFWVYPVLEVLLLPQRIVFFVAVITITLCLYLFGEFMNNIVWEKELKLAQRKVK; this is translated from the exons atggttaaaaataAGTCGACGACCGTGCACGCTGCTGATGCCTTGAATCTAGGAGTTTATAAAGCGTTACGTATTTTAGTACATTTGACAGCGGCTGTGCAGTTCGCGTATGGAATCTATTATGATTTGAACTATGTAGAGTTTCCCGAAGCGATGCGCCATCCTTTCGGAGGAAAATTCAAGTATCTAACATTTCTTGATGCg ATCATCCAAACAATCTACTACGTTATATCACTAATAAATGATTTTTTGGGAACCAACGAAGTGGCGCCAAAACACACACCCACTATACGCAAAGTTAAAGACTATCTAATGTCAGCTTTAGCCTTCCCAGTGGCGTTGAACGTGGGCATCACATTTTGGACACTATATGCCATAGACCGCGAATTAGTCTTACCCCGTGTGTTGGATCCAGTGTTTCCAAG TTGGCTCAATCATGTTTTGCACACCAATGTCGTGGTATTTATGATACTGGAACTTTTCACTTCATTCCGCGCTTATCCGAAACGCAGCACGGGCTTAGCCGGCCTCTCAGCATTCATAGTCAGCTATCTAATTTGGTTGCATGTTGTCAAATATTATTCCGGCTTTTGGGTCTATCCGGTTCTTGAGGTGCTGCTGCTACCGCAACGCATTGTCTTCTTTGTTGCTGTAATCACAATTACATTATGTTTGTATCTGTTTGGCGAATTCATGAATAACATTGTTTGGGAAAAGGAACTGAAGCTGGCGCAACGCAAAGTCAAATAA
- the Amnionless gene encoding protein amnionless, which yields MIEIILKLLTLLLTISESSSNKRLQGNPGFDNADAWESGYLPCALEEVVFPETYPAVLPLPNKVDISGLVLPRDGAIMFSDESTITLGGELQKRECENGRNRRAYLKMPLTRKWYDPSSWISTTALGKNTAIPHLERIPCDNETVVMQRTGPLSVDLEYIAYLRMGHLNLAGSLISSDYLNYLIHTDIGQLLFKNSYGTMVQYYHQDTCGCQLDAYLYTEPVCKNVIETCERPHCLVPVTPLESCCPICGSILRFSMEYCSEGNLNKLRKVIVAAIKEQELTADLDYHVNYVQIWIDSSTMSQGNYLQAIIVDRDGYSEKSVRFMARLNASTDWSKLFEGPHQLEMIASGRPYNPNITFGSILLIILCLAFVSVVALVMFAQYAPDHRYLHHVPQWIYDPNRWRAFLLRSSVMFARFENVTAGGVDADVTDGPTMGYDAESGQVRERAFDNPMFGEKLTETSAAITSTAAAASTQPASRSTTSAAAIVTVGMPKVKEQKLAVKSSGSKLESVTLVDAMEGSDFEEEQELTEITLEDMASVNDGIEEETKE from the coding sequence AtgatagaaataattttaaaattattaacacTGTTGTTGACCATTTCTGAGAGCAGCAGTAATAAACGGCTCCAGGGGAATCCTGGTTTCGATAATGCTGATGCCTGGGAATCTGGTTATCTGCCTTGTGCACTTGAGGAAGTAGTTTTTCCCGAAACATATCCGGCCGTGCTTCCACTTCCTAACAAAGTCGACATCAGCGGATTGGTGCTGCCACGTGATGGTGCCATTATGTTTAGCGACGAGTCCACTATAACATTAGGCGGTGAATTACAGAAGCGAGAAtgtgaaaatgggcgcaatCGCCGTGCTTATTTGAAAATGCCCTTAACGAGGAAATGGTACGATCCCAGTAGTTGGATTAGCACCACAGCGCTTGGAAAAAATACAGCAATTCCGCATTTGGAGCGCATACCTTGTGACAATGAGACCGTGGTGATGCAACGCACAGGACCACTTTCGGTTGATTTGGAGTACATTGCTTACTTAAGGATGGGTCATTTGAATTTGGCTGGTTCCCTCATATCAAGcgattatttgaattatttaataCACACTGATATTGGGCAGCTGCTTTTCAAAAATAGCTATGGCACAATGGTGCAATATTATCATCAGGATACCTGCGGCTGCCAACTGGACGCGTACTTGTACACTGAACCGGTTTGTAAGAATGTCATTGAAACTTGCGAACGACCGCACTGTTTAGTGCCGGTAACACCCCTCGAAAGCTGCTGTCCGATTTGTGGCTCTATATTACGCTTCTCCATGGAATACTGTAGTGAGggaaatttgaataaattgcGCAAAGTGATTGTCGCCGCTATTAAGGAGCAAGAACTCACCGCAGATTTGGATTACCACGTCAACTATGTGCAGATTTGGATTGATTCATCAACTATGTCTCAAGGAAATTACTTGCAGGCAATAATAGTCGATCGGGATGGGTATAGTGAGAAGAGTGTGCGCTTTATGGCGCGTTTAAATGCCTCAACTGATTGGTCAAAACTCTTTGAGGGGCCACATCAACTGGAAATGATCGCATCTGGGCGTCCCTACAACCCGAATATTACCTTCGGTTCCATCTTGTTGATCATTCTTTGCCTGGCATTTGTGTCTGTGGTAGCTTTAGTAATGTTCGCGCAATATGCACCAGACCATCGCTATCTGCATCATGTGCCACAGTGGATCTATGATCCGAACCGTTGGCGTGCATTCTTGCTCCGTTCATCTGTCATGTTTGCTCGTTTTGAAAATGTGACAGCTGGTGGCGTTGACGCCGATGTAACGGATGGCCCTACGATGGGCTACGATGCCGAAAGCGGTCAAGTAAGAGAGCGCGCCTTCGACAATCCAATGTTTGGTGAGAAATTGACAGAAACAAGCGCTGCAATTACTTCGACCGCTGCAGCCGCTAGCACACAACCGGCATCTAGAAGCACTACGTCGGCGGCTGCTATTGTCACCGTGGGCATGCCAAAAGTTAAAGAGCAAAAATTGGCCGTGAAGTCGAGCGGCAGCAAATTAGAAAGTGTTACATTAGTCGATGCCATGGAGGGCAGTGATTTCGAGGAAGAACAAGAATTGACTGAAATTACACTGGAGGACATGGCTAGCGTGAACGACGGCATAGAGGAAGAAACAAAGGAGTAG
- the LOC106621744 gene encoding androgen-induced gene 1 protein — protein MTKSKKRLKEELEAKAQNAVVEERLTTTNDAYTQGAFCYLRLLTHTIGLLQFTYGIYYHWFNVHWPQHLQDEEELKTRWGGKFKYLTFLDVIVQALYHLVALLNDIMGSNAVGPPRAMPGIRKLRDYMFAAWAFPIAHNVCISFWVIYAYDRELIFPSALDAIFPNWLNHIVHTNVAMLGILDMFTCFRQYPSRVAGLTGTVVFMVLYLIWMHIVRFFSGHWVYPLLEVLNLPMRYFMLSALLAFTICCYFLGEFMNNTIWSPELRLLKIKHAKSE, from the exons ATGACAAAAAGTAAGAAACGGCTAAAGGAAGAGCTGGAGGCGAAAGCGCAGAACGCTGTTGTAGAGGAAcgtctaacaacaacaaatgatgCGTATACACAG ggTGCCTTCTGTTATCTCCGCTTGCTTACACACACTATAGGATTGCTGCAATTTACCTATGGCATCTACTACCATTGGTTCAATGTGCATTGGCCGCAGCACTTGCAGGATGAGGAGGAGTTGAAAACACGTTGGGGTgggaaatttaaatatctcactTTTCTCGATGTG ATAGTGCAAGCTCTTTATCACTTAGTGGCTTTGCTTAATGATATTATGGGCTCTAATGCAGTAGGACCGCCACGTGCAATGCCTGGAATCCGTAAACTTCGAGATTATATGTTTGCTGCTTGGGCGTTTCCCATCGCACATAATGTGTGCATCTCTTTTTGGGTTATATACGCTTACGATCGCGAACTTATCTTCCCATCAGCGCTGGATGCAATTTTCCCAAA CTGGCTCAATCATATCGTTCACACCAATGTGGCGATGCTTGGCATACTCGATATGTTTACTTGCTTTCGTCAGTACCCCAGTCGTGTAGCTGGACTCACTGGCACTGTTGTATTTATGGTGCTTTACCTTATTTGGATGCACATTGTACGTTTCTTTTCGGGGCATTGGGTATATCCACTGCTGGAAGTTCTTAATCTACCGATGCGTTATTTTATGCTAAGCGCCTTGCTAGCTTTTACTATATGCTGCTATTTCTTGGGTGAATTTATGAATAATACTATTTGGAGTCCAGAATTACGTTTGCTGAAAATAAAGCACGCCAAAAGTGAATAA
- the smo gene encoding protein smoothened, with protein sequence MDRWSATQLSCFLLLSVYIQLSTTLGDVSSRNANTLATTYTSTTTVTIQTDLEPINGTINYRINGKKNRDNKPWFDGRGLDMQHTQCVRQGRCERLVNSTCLGTKIPYSLTSLDLTDYQSQDQMLKHLSSYRALRHVPKCWAVIQPFLCSVFMPKCEQINGKDMVYLPSVEMCRKTWEPCRILYNTSYFPEFLRCNETLFPPKCTNDVQEMKFNATGSCLPPLVPADSSSSYYPGIEGCGVQCKDPLYTDDEHRQIHKLISWLGTLCFLANLFVVATFIIDWENANKYPALIVFYINLCFMISCLGWLAQFTPGSREDIVCRKDGTLRHSEPTAGENLSCIVVFVLVYYFLTAAMVWFVFLTYTWHLRAVGNVQDRIDKKGSYFHLVAWSLPLVLTITTMALSEVDGNSTVGICFVGYLNHPMRGALLLGPLCGVILVGGYFVTRGMIMLFGLKHFANDIKSTSASNKIHLIIVRMGVCSIFTLIFILVAIACHVNEFKHSHEWAESLGKFIICRISTDEKCRIENRPSIALLQLHLICLFGSGIVMSTWCWTPSSLDTWRRYIRKKCGKEVVEGIKMPKHKVIAQTWAKRKEFEDKGRLSITLYNTHTDPVGLNFDVNDLNSSETNEISSTWVNYLPLCIKRRMALTGAGTTNSSSQGPRKNSVDSEISFSVRHVSVESRRNSVDSQVSVKIAEMKTKVASRTRNGHHHHHHSSKHATATNKRSHKRRDFISAATTGRKYSGRRESSTSIESQVIALKKTTYPNVSHKVGLFAQQSTKKHHTHGGKMMKRRSANAGLDPADISEFLAKNGQLLMPFLQQQGLSSSSEEENSHTSFKIQDSRLDVLLKQDLSDDSNYNDENNMVHAHAGPRIEEINADTNERNIKKQIALENLLKNMQKSNESAGNGNSRNSTRSRHSRKSQATNTWTGATCSAAAVLANSKNRRSQRSNKSRKHNSMRSNGASTAVLHNHSNDEDDLLNISDLNLHLTRDLNGGGIVEIGDSITSSCTSSELDLPLGLTLHSSYSAHSTGKPNSRNSKTSCDVGIQANAFEIATHNLTSYDEDELKLAMRQLNAKSAKQKNDYANEAVDATEMHTLLRNNNNKHRETTLLSESEKLKLLLLPSK encoded by the exons ATGGACAGGTGGAGTGCAACGCAGTTAAGTTGCTTTTTGTTACTAAGCGTTTATATTCAGCTATCTACAACGTTAGGAGATGTCTCCTCACGGAATGCTAACACACTCGCTACGACATACACATCCACCACCACAGTGACTATACAAACCGATTTGGAGCCCATAAATGGTACAATAAATTATCGAATTAATGGTAAAAAGAATCGTGACAATAAGCCTTGGTTCGACGGGCGTGGCCTGGATATGCAACATACACAATGTGTGCGTCAGGGTCGTTGCGAACGACTCGTAAATAGCACATGTTTGGGTACTAAAATTCCCTATAGTTTAACTAGTTTAGATCTCACCGACTACCAAAGCCAAGATCAAATGTTAAAGCATTTAAGTAGTTATCGTGCGCTCAGACATGTACCGAAATGTTGGGCCGTAATACAG CCCTTTCTCTGCTCTGTGTTTATGCCAAAGTGTGAACAAATAAATGGCAAGGACATGGTTTATCTACCCTCGGTggaaatgtgtcgcaaaacttgGGAACCATGTCGCATACTCTACAATACCTCGTATTTCCCCGAATTTCTACGTTGCAATGAGACCTTGTTTCCACCCAAGTGCACCAACGATGTGCAGGAAATGAAATTCAATGCAACAGGTAGCTGTTTGCCACCACTGGTGCCAGCCGACTCCAGCAGCAGTTACTATCCCGGCATTGAAGGTTGTGGTGTACAATGCAAAGATCCTTTGTATACAGATGATGAGCACCGACAAATTCACAAATTGATCAGCTGGCTTGGCACTCTATGCTTCTTAGCTAATTTGTTTGTAGTAGCCACTTTTATTATTGACTGGGAGAATGCTAATAAATACCCAGCGTTGATTGtgttttacataaatttgtgcTTCATGATTTCCTGTTTGGG TTGGCTGGCACAATTCACACCAGGTTCACGGGAGGATATCGTCTGTCGTAAAGATGGTACGCTGCGACATTCAGAACCTACTGCTGGTGAAAATCTATCCTGCATTGTTGTATTTGTGCTTGTCTACTACTTTCTTACCGCAGCCATGGTTTGGTTTGTTTTCCTCACCTACACTTGGCACCTACGTGCAGTGGGCAACGTTCAGGATCGTATTGATAAGAAAGGTTCATATTTCCATTTGGTTGCGTGGTCACTACCGCTTGTGCTTACCATTACCACAATGGCGCTGAGCGAAGTGGACGGCAACAGTACGGTTGGCATTTGCTTTGTTGGTTACCTAAATCATCCCATGCGGGGAGCGTTATTGCTGGGCCCTTTGTGTGGTGTTATATTGGTTGGTGGTTACTTTGTTACACGCGGCATGATAATGCTATTTGGACTGAAACATTTTGCTAACGATATTAAATCAACATCGGCAAGCAATAAGATACATCTGATTATTGTAAGAATGGGTGTGTGTTCGATATTTACACTCATTTTCATACTAGTAGCCATTGCTTGTCATGTAAACGAGTTTAAGCATTCACACGAATGGGCTGAAAGTCTTGGAAAATTCATAAT TTGTCGCATTTCAACCGATGAAAAGTGCAGAATTGAAAATCGCCCTAGCATTGCGTTGTTGCAACTGCATTTGATCTGCCTTTTTGGCTCGGGGATTGTCATGTCTACTTGGTGCTGGACACCATCGTCGCTTGACACCTGGCGTCGTTACATAAGAAA GAAATGCGGAAAGGAAGTTGTGGAAGGTATAAAAATGCCAAAACATAAGGTTATCGCTCAAACTTGGGCAAAACGCAAAGAGTTCGAGGATAAGGGTAGGCTATCCATAACACTTTACAACACGCACACCGACCCTGTAGGTTTGAATTTTGATGTAAATGATTTGAACTCGTCTGAAACCAATGAAATCAGTTCAACATGGGTGAATTATTTGCCACTATGTATAAAACGTCGGATGGCACTCACCGGTGCGGGCACCACAAACTCTTCCAGTCAAGGACCTCGCAAAAACTCCGTGGACTCGGAGATAAGTTTTAGTGTACGTCATGTTTCTGTGGAATCACGACGGAATTCTGTGGACTCTCAG GTGTCTGTAAAAATCGccgaaatgaaaacaaaagtcgCCTCACGCACACGCAATGGCCATCATCACCATCACCATAGTAGTAAACATGCAACTGCCACCAATAAACGTTCGCATAAACGTCGTGACTTTATATCGGCAGCTACAACTGGGCGCAAATATAGTGGACGTCGCGAAAGCAGTACCTCCATAGAGTCGCAAGTCATTGCCTTAAAAAAGACCACATATCCAAATGTCAGTCACAAAGTCGGTTTATTTGCACAGCAAAGTACAAAAAAACACCATACGCACGGCGGCAAAATGATGAAGCGACGCAGCGCCAATGCTG GTTTGGATCCGGCCGATATCAGCgaatttttggccaaaaacgGTCAGTTGCTTATGCCTTTCCTGCAGCAGCAAGGTTTAAGCAGCTCTTCCGAGGAGGAAAATTCACATACCTCCTTCAAAATACAAGATTCTCGCTTAGATGTACTGCTTAAACAGGATCTAAGTGACGATTCAAACTATAATGACGAAAACAATATGGTTCATGCACATGCAGGTCCACGTATCGAAGAAATAAACGCCGATACAAACGAACGCAATATTAAGAAACAAATCGCTTTAGAGAATCTGTTAAAGAATATGCAAAAATCGAATGAATCAGCCGGTAATGGCAATTCACGCAACTCCACACGTAGCCGGCATTCGCGGAAATCACAGGCGACCAACACTTGGACCGGTGCAACATGCTCCGCTGCCGCCGTGCTTGCTAACAGCAAGAATCGTCGTTCACAGCGCAGCAACAAGAGCAGAAAGCACAATTCAATGCGCTCGAATGGTGCCTCGACGGCTGTGCTACACAACCACAGCAACGATGAGGATGATCTACTGAATATATCTGATTTGAATTTGCATTTAACGCGTGATCTCAATGGTGGCGGCATTGTTGAAATTGGTGATTCCATCACCTCTTCGTGCACTTCTTCCGAACTCGACTTACCGCTAGGTTTGACATTACACAGCTCCTACTCGGCGCACTCTACAGGCAAGCCGAACTCGCGCAACAGCAAAACGAGTTGTGATGTGGGCATACAAGCGAATGCCTTCGAAATAGCAACGCACAATTTAACTTCCTATGACGAAGACGAATTGAAGTTGGCAATGCGGCAATTGAATGCGAAGAGCGCCAAACAGAAAAATGATTACGCTAATGAAGCCGTCGACGCCACCGAAATGCATACTTTGTTgcgaaacaacaataacaaacacagGGAAACAACGCTCTTAAGCGAGTCGGAAAAGttgaagttgttgttgctgccatcgaagtaa
- the IFT46 gene encoding intraflagellar transport protein 46 homolog codes for MNYYDEEISINGPDSKNLSHFKMDRIPSNSSGRGAAANRTATLRQSKNQLHGSSTDDDGLLQDIIDHDDEDDDDDDDDVSEIQPRLIEGSARGTANQRPQTRPGSARSTANVLSAKPLMRSGGGSGLIVPSESESDEAVSPQPQIEVIGDAGAVQSSPPELELSIKPEYWENLAVNQELKDLFPHILKYTPQSIDTPYRLQPFIPDFVPSVGDVDAFLKVTIPPLSKPQRQQEIDEYLHKMGIYLLDEPSGEQSEPSLLNMKLRSVLTGSGSNARSASASLIPTAKSPKEIDKWINEVEKLHMTQTVNDIQPRKEIEPLLINWPRSYADASEAVQQAYQQCLEDEDIARYVRTLCQQFEVEGPVETQVHYIMNVQTLFALYLAANQAWE; via the exons atgaattattatgaTGAGGAGATTTCAATTAATGGACCAGATTCTAAGAACTTAAGCCATTTTAAAATGGATAGAATACCAAGTAATAGCAGTGGTCGGGGCGCAGCGGCTAATCGAACTGCGACTTTGCGCCAGAGTAAGAAT CAGCTGCATGGTAGCTCAACCGACGATGACGGACTACTGCAGGATATTATTGATCACGATGAcgaggatgatgatgatgatgacgacgaTGTAAGTGAAATTCAGCCGCGTTTAATAGAAGGATCAGCACGAGGCACAGCTAACCAACGTCCACAGACTCGTCCGGGCAGCGCACGCAGTACTGCCAATGTATTGTCCGCTAAGCCTCTCATGCGTAGTGGTGGTGGTAGTGGACTCATTGTGCCATCCGAAAGTGAATCAGATGAAGCCGTTTCCCCACAACCGCAAATTGAAGTTATTGGAGATGCCGGAGCAGTACAATCGTCTCCCCCAGAGCTAGAGTTGTCCATCAAACCTGAATATTGGGAAAACTTAGCAGTAAATCAGGAGCTAAAAGATCTCTTTCCACACATACTAAAATATACACCGCAATCTATTGATACACCTTATCGCCTGCAACCTTTCATACCGGATTTTGTACCATCCGTCGGTGATGTGGACGCCTTTCTCAAGGTCACCATACCGCCACTATCGAAGCCTCAACGTCAGCAAGAAATCGATGAGTATTTACATAAAATGGGTATTTATCTGCTTGACGAACCATCCGGCGAACAATCGGAGCCGAGTTTGCTTAATATGAAATTGCGTTCGGTGCTCACTGGCAGTGGTTCTAACGCGCGCTCTGCATCGGCTTCATTGATTCCAACTGCCAAATCGCCCAAGGAAATTGACAAGTGGATTAATGAGGTCGAGAAATTGCATATGACCCAAACGGTGAATGATATACAACCGCGCAAAGAGATTGAACCCTTGTTGATAAACTGGCCGCGCTCGTACGCTGATGCTAGTGAAGCGGTGCAACAAGCGTATCAGCAGTGTCTGGAAGATGAGGACATTGCGCGTTATGTCCGCACACTGTGCCAACAGTTCGAGGTGGAGGGGCCTGTAGAAACACAGGTCCATTACATAATGAATGTACAGACCTTGTTCGCACTGTATTTGGCCGCCAATCAGGCATGGGAATGA